A genomic segment from Tuwongella immobilis encodes:
- a CDS encoding GNAT family N-acetyltransferase: MSIVIELHRQELPPEIKQAIMMPLDDFTRQQGHVWSPTTFSLVLVDSAGHVQGGLFGEILWEWLRVSILSVTEACRGQGLGRRLMTEAEQVAREAGGHSAWVDTFSFQAPDFYPKLGYVEFARLADFPRGASRIFFRKSLIAELSQKDPAE, translated from the coding sequence ATGTCGATTGTCATTGAATTGCATCGTCAGGAACTACCGCCGGAAATCAAGCAGGCCATCATGATGCCGTTGGATGATTTCACGCGGCAGCAGGGGCACGTCTGGAGTCCCACGACGTTTTCGCTGGTGCTGGTCGATTCGGCGGGGCACGTGCAAGGCGGACTCTTCGGGGAAATCCTCTGGGAATGGCTGCGCGTGAGCATTCTCAGCGTCACCGAAGCCTGTCGCGGGCAGGGGTTGGGGCGGCGATTGATGACCGAAGCGGAGCAAGTCGCACGGGAGGCCGGGGGCCATTCTGCCTGGGTGGATACCTTCAGCTTCCAGGCACCCGATTTCTATCCGAAATTGGGCTATGTCGAATTTGCGCGATTAGCGGACTTTCCACGCGGAGCCAGCCGCATCTTCTTCCGAAAATCGCTGATCGCAGAATTATCCCAAAAAGACCCCGCCGAATAA
- a CDS encoding FG-GAP-like repeat-containing protein — MDRSTAHSARKHPTIRPSVRSAIRSTVELLESRIAPADLSLSRGTWIGSTGDDRAAEIVRSPVDGSYLAAVEIAGAPGGAAQLLRLNETLGSGPSQQISLGGTSVRDLAVSPGDGRVVAVGDFGIRVFAADLNGPAIWQQSGSFDRVAISRDGTVATLQTGSDTLTIWSAAGTQLATQTLTGGDVRSADLTIHPDTNRVFVTGYTQATSELQVPWIRSFDRADSTLNLAWNSWDFSASTVLNASLAADSRGVRIEWGANGSLYFLGRMDGGNTVFARDPDTITTTLGSRLVDPDQFTDTSAASGARTFTFFSQMNPNDGTLIRGQIIVTRLSAGGANSFSPASIAADALGTVFIGGSSAATLQNRDSQTINGQTVGAYRLGEAAILSVSADFSTRRFWTALTANGDSDGSDGSIVGFAVNGSTVAMLGSINSPGVATVTGDWQTTPLGGKDIYFATIANGSPITSTIVADSTPRSIAEGTNGSTRVTIPIQRTGTTTITSSVRYVLRGTGTNPVSASDFVGGFPSGTLVFPVGSSVQQLEFDILADADTEADESFEIVLSFAENARIASAILPGIIVNDDSGSSPPPVTPPVTPPVTPPITPPVTPPVTPPVSPPGVPPITPPIVPPRSSSDQNRIANVAISTGLATDRRIELRDGTGANLGSRTLFSAEEAPGGVRAALADVNGDGVPDLIGVTGPGGIVRLRVQDGVTHAILRDLTAYDVGEQFLGGAFLAAADLDGDGRAEIALSPDQGGGARVILFRGDTGAIFTTFFVFPDDLAFRGGARVAFGDINGDAVPELVVSAGFQGGPRIAIFDGDFLRGVATGRESGADVRKLLPDFFLFEPTLRDGAFVSVGDVDGDGRGDLIGGGGPNGGPRVRILSGASLLAGESRELANFFSGDPTTRGGVRVIAKDMDADGKADLLTGDGSQGTSRVRWYRSAELLAPSGEAGSPQEAQSDAPFGELFGGVFLG; from the coding sequence ATGGATCGATCGACCGCGCATTCCGCTCGCAAGCATCCGACGATTCGTCCGTCTGTTCGCTCCGCTATTCGTTCAACGGTGGAGCTGCTGGAAAGCCGAATCGCACCTGCGGATTTGTCGTTGTCACGCGGGACATGGATTGGCAGCACCGGCGACGATCGTGCGGCCGAAATTGTGCGTTCGCCCGTGGATGGCAGCTATCTTGCCGCCGTGGAAATCGCCGGTGCTCCGGGTGGAGCGGCCCAGTTGTTGCGGCTGAATGAGACGCTCGGCAGCGGACCCAGCCAGCAAATTTCACTCGGCGGAACCAGCGTCCGCGATCTCGCCGTCAGCCCCGGCGATGGTCGCGTTGTCGCGGTCGGCGACTTTGGAATTCGCGTGTTCGCCGCCGATCTCAACGGCCCGGCCATTTGGCAGCAATCCGGGAGTTTCGATCGCGTCGCCATCAGCCGCGATGGGACCGTGGCCACGCTTCAGACGGGGAGCGATACCCTGACCATTTGGAGCGCGGCAGGCACACAACTGGCGACGCAAACGCTGACTGGCGGAGATGTTCGGTCGGCGGATCTCACGATTCACCCAGACACGAACCGCGTCTTTGTCACCGGCTACACGCAAGCGACCAGCGAGTTGCAGGTGCCTTGGATTCGCAGTTTTGACCGGGCCGATTCGACGCTGAATCTCGCCTGGAATTCCTGGGATTTCTCCGCTTCGACGGTGCTGAATGCGAGTCTGGCCGCCGATTCGCGCGGAGTCCGAATCGAGTGGGGAGCCAACGGTTCGCTCTACTTTTTGGGGCGCATGGACGGCGGCAACACGGTGTTTGCACGCGATCCCGACACCATCACCACCACACTCGGCAGTCGGCTCGTCGATCCCGATCAATTCACCGATACCTCCGCGGCATCCGGGGCACGCACGTTTACCTTCTTTTCGCAGATGAATCCGAATGATGGCACGCTGATTCGTGGCCAAATCATTGTCACCCGATTATCCGCCGGTGGCGCGAACAGCTTTTCCCCCGCATCCATTGCCGCCGATGCGTTGGGCACCGTCTTCATCGGCGGAAGTTCGGCGGCGACCTTGCAAAACCGCGATTCGCAAACCATCAACGGCCAAACGGTGGGAGCGTATCGACTCGGTGAAGCGGCGATTCTCTCCGTCTCAGCCGACTTTTCCACTCGCCGATTTTGGACCGCGCTGACCGCCAACGGCGATAGCGATGGCAGCGATGGCAGCATCGTCGGATTTGCCGTCAACGGCTCCACGGTGGCCATGCTCGGCAGCATCAACTCGCCCGGCGTCGCCACCGTCACCGGCGATTGGCAAACCACGCCACTGGGCGGCAAAGACATCTACTTCGCCACCATCGCCAACGGAAGCCCGATTACTTCGACAATTGTCGCCGACAGCACTCCTCGCAGCATCGCCGAAGGCACCAACGGCAGCACCCGCGTGACGATTCCGATCCAGCGAACCGGAACCACGACCATCACCAGTTCCGTGCGCTATGTGCTTCGCGGCACGGGGACCAACCCGGTCAGCGCCAGCGATTTTGTCGGCGGATTTCCCAGCGGCACCCTCGTTTTCCCCGTCGGGAGCAGCGTGCAGCAGCTCGAATTCGACATCCTCGCCGATGCCGACACGGAGGCCGATGAATCGTTTGAAATCGTACTGTCATTCGCTGAAAATGCCCGAATCGCCTCGGCGATTCTACCGGGAATCATCGTCAACGACGACTCCGGCAGCTCCCCGCCACCCGTCACGCCTCCGGTGACTCCACCCGTCACGCCACCCATCACGCCACCGGTGACACCACCTGTCACGCCCCCGGTTTCGCCGCCGGGAGTGCCGCCGATCACGCCGCCGATTGTCCCGCCACGATCATCGAGCGATCAAAATCGAATTGCCAATGTGGCGATTAGCACGGGATTGGCGACCGATCGACGGATTGAATTGCGTGATGGCACCGGGGCGAATTTGGGCAGTCGGACGCTGTTTTCTGCGGAAGAAGCCCCCGGTGGGGTGCGGGCTGCGCTGGCAGATGTCAATGGCGATGGCGTGCCCGATCTGATCGGCGTGACCGGGCCGGGCGGCATCGTCCGACTGCGCGTGCAAGACGGAGTCACCCATGCGATTCTCCGCGATCTCACCGCTTACGATGTCGGGGAGCAATTTTTGGGCGGCGCATTCCTCGCGGCGGCGGATCTCGATGGCGATGGGCGGGCCGAAATCGCCCTCTCGCCGGATCAGGGCGGCGGGGCACGGGTGATTCTGTTTCGTGGCGATACCGGCGCGATTTTCACTACGTTTTTCGTGTTTCCCGATGATTTGGCGTTTCGCGGTGGTGCGCGGGTTGCATTCGGCGACATCAACGGCGACGCGGTGCCCGAATTGGTGGTTTCCGCAGGATTCCAAGGTGGGCCGCGGATTGCGATTTTCGACGGCGACTTCCTGCGCGGTGTCGCCACGGGCCGCGAATCTGGTGCGGATGTTCGCAAACTGCTGCCCGATTTCTTCCTGTTTGAGCCGACCTTGCGGGATGGCGCGTTCGTTTCCGTTGGCGATGTCGATGGCGATGGGCGGGGCGATCTCATTGGCGGTGGTGGCCCCAACGGCGGGCCGCGCGTGCGGATTCTCTCCGGGGCATCGCTGCTGGCCGGCGAATCCCGCGAATTGGCCAATTTCTTCAGCGGCGATCCCACCACACGAGGCGGCGTGCGCGTGATTGCCAAAGACATGGATGCGGATGGAAAAGCGGACTTGCTCACCGGCGATGGCAGCCAAGGCACGAGCCGCGTGCGATGGTATCGCAGTGCCGAGTTACTCGCGCCCAGCGGCGAAGCGGGCAGCCCGCAAGAAGCCCAAAGCGATGCCCCATTCGGCGAGTTATTCGGCGGGGTCTTTTTGGGATAA
- a CDS encoding glycosyl hydrolase family 28-related protein produces MTVASGQAAETYLTGVTVTASSEQVKGYTGAANLVNDRGFREVPPGSGNWLLTNNGSADGGCMWNSAYLPSGPQETPLLDFDLGRSQTVAAMHVWNHNSNLSRNFRNVTVYYSADGKRWQTHPQSLIFRQASGKPDDPGERYPFQPPITARYIRLWAESTYRSGGQPDVAALGKVRFLPGKPSESAPVAAAAGLYPPDAGVVSVKDAPYLAKGDGVTDDTAAIRRAIADTQGTRKMLYLPAGTYLVSDSLAWRKAFAYGHQQFRGESMETTIIRLKDRSFSDPKSPQAVIDNGFNGEYGKGSSADWFHNHFTDFTVDTGRNNPGAVGVRFYSNNLGRLGRVRIRSGDGDGVIGLDMGHTDMNGPLLVKDVEIDGFDTGIRCGGTVNSQTLERIRLSGQRVIGLTNHGQCLSIRDLESRNACPVLESKFGVLALVDFRCIGESGAESLTAISTNETLFARNLQASGYDRVLKHVAKETTWNEKRNQIDEYVSAKPMKLHGAEPRSLNLPVKETPTPLQDALRSWANVRAFRAISDLDDSAALQRAADSGAGTLYFPPGTYVISQNVTIPATVHRMCGMFSTLRAVQVDRKNPREFHIEIADGERPIFVEDFLGDVEWQTRGKRTWVLRNCGLSGGSATATGEMYLENVVGDWIFGKGQRVWARQFNAEREGVHMTNAGGSLWILGLKTERGGVLIDTLQGGQTEVIGGLSYTTTNGKLGPMFRVTDGRLSVTLGEVCYTGDPYRVLIESIRNGEIYRIPRGEPGLRPGFLHGSALPLVVVGPAER; encoded by the coding sequence ATGACAGTGGCATCGGGACAGGCCGCCGAGACGTACCTAACCGGCGTCACCGTAACAGCTTCCAGCGAGCAGGTGAAGGGCTACACGGGGGCGGCAAATCTGGTCAATGATCGCGGATTCCGCGAAGTGCCGCCGGGGAGTGGCAATTGGCTGCTGACTAACAACGGCTCCGCCGATGGCGGCTGCATGTGGAATTCCGCGTATCTCCCCAGCGGGCCGCAGGAAACGCCGCTCTTGGACTTCGATTTGGGCCGGTCGCAGACGGTCGCGGCCATGCACGTCTGGAATCATAACTCCAATCTCTCGCGGAATTTCCGGAATGTGACGGTCTACTATTCCGCCGATGGGAAACGCTGGCAAACGCATCCGCAATCGTTGATCTTTCGGCAGGCGTCGGGCAAGCCCGATGATCCGGGGGAACGGTATCCATTTCAGCCGCCCATCACGGCGCGATACATCCGACTTTGGGCCGAAAGTACCTATCGCAGTGGTGGTCAGCCCGATGTGGCGGCGTTGGGGAAGGTGCGATTTCTGCCCGGGAAACCGAGCGAATCCGCGCCGGTCGCCGCTGCTGCCGGATTGTACCCGCCGGATGCCGGGGTGGTGAGCGTGAAGGATGCCCCGTATTTGGCGAAAGGTGATGGTGTGACGGATGATACGGCTGCGATTCGGCGAGCGATTGCCGACACGCAAGGGACGCGGAAAATGCTCTATCTCCCGGCTGGAACGTATCTGGTCAGCGATTCGCTGGCGTGGCGGAAAGCCTTCGCCTATGGCCATCAGCAGTTCCGTGGGGAATCGATGGAAACGACCATCATTCGGCTCAAAGATCGATCGTTTTCCGATCCGAAATCGCCACAAGCGGTGATCGATAATGGCTTCAACGGCGAGTACGGAAAAGGATCATCCGCAGACTGGTTTCACAATCATTTCACCGATTTCACGGTGGACACGGGCCGAAACAATCCAGGCGCCGTGGGCGTGCGATTTTATTCCAATAATCTGGGGCGATTGGGTCGGGTGCGGATTCGCTCCGGGGATGGTGACGGCGTCATCGGCTTGGATATGGGTCACACCGATATGAACGGCCCGCTGCTGGTGAAAGACGTTGAAATCGACGGGTTTGATACCGGAATTCGCTGCGGCGGCACCGTGAATAGCCAAACCTTGGAGCGGATTCGGCTGAGCGGCCAGCGCGTCATCGGCCTGACCAATCATGGGCAATGTCTTTCGATTCGGGATCTCGAAAGTCGCAATGCGTGCCCCGTTTTGGAATCGAAATTTGGTGTGCTGGCGCTGGTTGATTTTCGCTGCATTGGCGAATCCGGGGCAGAGTCGCTGACGGCGATTTCGACCAACGAAACGCTCTTTGCCCGGAATCTCCAGGCCAGCGGGTACGATCGTGTCCTGAAGCATGTGGCGAAGGAGACGACTTGGAATGAAAAACGCAATCAGATTGATGAATATGTTTCGGCCAAGCCAATGAAGCTGCACGGGGCCGAGCCGCGCTCGCTGAATCTGCCGGTGAAGGAGACGCCGACGCCGTTGCAGGATGCGCTTCGCAGTTGGGCCAACGTGCGGGCATTTCGGGCGATTTCCGATCTGGATGATTCGGCGGCGTTGCAGCGAGCGGCCGATTCGGGGGCGGGCACGCTCTATTTCCCGCCGGGAACGTATGTCATTTCCCAAAATGTGACGATTCCGGCGACGGTGCATCGAATGTGCGGCATGTTTTCGACCTTGCGAGCGGTGCAAGTCGATCGAAAAAATCCGCGGGAATTTCACATCGAGATTGCGGACGGCGAGCGGCCGATCTTCGTGGAGGATTTCCTGGGCGATGTCGAATGGCAGACTCGCGGCAAGCGAACTTGGGTGCTGCGAAACTGCGGCCTCTCCGGTGGCAGCGCGACCGCGACCGGCGAAATGTACCTTGAAAACGTCGTTGGCGATTGGATTTTCGGCAAGGGGCAGCGTGTTTGGGCGCGTCAATTCAACGCCGAGCGAGAAGGCGTTCACATGACGAACGCTGGCGGAAGTTTGTGGATTTTGGGCCTGAAAACCGAACGCGGCGGAGTTCTCATCGACACGCTCCAAGGCGGGCAAACCGAGGTGATTGGCGGGCTTTCGTACACAACAACGAACGGAAAACTGGGGCCGATGTTCCGTGTGACCGATGGCCGACTTTCGGTGACGCTGGGGGAAGTGTGCTACACGGGCGATCCGTATCGCGTGTTGATTGAGTCGATTCGCAACGGCGAGATCTACCGAATTCCACGTGGCGAACCCGGATTGCGTCCTGGATTTCTGCACGGCAGTGCGTTGCCATTGGTCGTGGTTGGACCGGCCGAGCGATAG
- a CDS encoding DUF1559 family PulG-like putative transporter: protein MHANRRQNGFTLIELLVVIAIIAVLIGLLLPAVQKVREAAARMQCQNNLKQIGLAAHNYHDTNQNLIPAFVGNNAQGVDSWATWAALLLPYIEQTQVLNLWDQKRLVSYQPAVAYQTQIKIYLCPSRPTAVLSTGDFATPGGALSDYAASFGTGADFTNSNGAIIPALPTVTTDSVGPLLVSWTHQVKLLDVTDGTSNTTMFGEKAIRPNSLRGRNEDRSVYSGQRNTHRRMMGTDSAGTQRLLMPPNCQTIPNANESFGGPHTGITNFVFVDGSVRSLRNSADIAVLTALVTRRGGEVAVAE, encoded by the coding sequence ATGCATGCGAATCGTCGGCAGAACGGGTTTACTCTGATTGAACTACTGGTCGTGATTGCCATCATTGCGGTGCTGATTGGACTGTTATTGCCCGCGGTGCAAAAAGTCCGAGAAGCCGCCGCTCGAATGCAGTGTCAAAATAATCTCAAACAGATCGGATTGGCCGCGCACAATTATCACGATACGAATCAAAATTTGATCCCTGCCTTCGTGGGGAACAATGCCCAGGGAGTGGATAGTTGGGCCACCTGGGCGGCGCTGCTGTTGCCGTACATCGAGCAGACGCAGGTGCTGAATCTGTGGGATCAGAAACGGTTGGTGAGTTATCAGCCGGCGGTGGCGTATCAGACGCAGATCAAAATCTATCTCTGCCCCTCGCGGCCGACGGCGGTGCTAAGTACCGGCGATTTTGCGACGCCGGGCGGAGCACTCTCCGATTATGCCGCCAGTTTCGGCACCGGTGCAGATTTCACGAATTCCAATGGCGCGATCATTCCGGCATTGCCGACGGTGACCACGGATTCGGTGGGGCCGCTGCTGGTGTCGTGGACGCATCAAGTGAAGCTGTTGGATGTGACGGACGGCACGAGCAATACCACCATGTTCGGTGAGAAGGCGATTCGACCGAATTCGCTCCGAGGTCGGAATGAAGATCGCAGCGTCTACAGCGGGCAGCGAAACACGCATCGTCGCATGATGGGGACCGATTCCGCCGGGACGCAACGGCTGCTGATGCCGCCGAATTGCCAAACGATCCCGAATGCGAATGAGTCGTTTGGCGGGCCGCATACGGGGATTACGAATTTTGTCTTTGTCGATGGCAGCGTTCGATCGTTGCGGAATTCCGCAGATATTGCCGTCCTTACTGCGCTGGTGACTCGACGCGGCGGTGAAGTGGCAGTGGCGGAATAA